A part of Saccharomonospora amisosensis genomic DNA contains:
- a CDS encoding universal stress protein encodes MSDATGPPSRTIVVGVDGSPASEQALRWALTEAQRCGGQVHAITVRRRDDLLPGTTFALQPYGRRPTRTEESLRDSLRSQVATLAGTAAAVTAVTESVVTGDPAAELSKASASADLLVLGSHGQRAFTEVLLGSVAAECVRHAQCPVVLIPAGLAR; translated from the coding sequence ATGTCCGATGCCACGGGCCCGCCGAGCAGAACGATCGTCGTCGGAGTAGACGGCTCCCCCGCCTCCGAGCAGGCGCTGCGGTGGGCGCTCACCGAGGCGCAACGCTGCGGCGGCCAGGTGCACGCCATCACCGTGCGCAGGCGCGACGACCTGCTGCCAGGCACGACGTTCGCCCTGCAGCCCTACGGCCGCAGGCCGACCAGGACCGAGGAATCGCTTCGCGACAGCCTGCGCAGCCAGGTAGCGACGCTCGCGGGCACCGCGGCGGCCGTCACAGCCGTCACCGAGTCCGTCGTCACCGGGGATCCGGCCGCCGAGCTGAGCAAGGCCTCCGCGAGCGCGGACCTGCTCGTGCTCGGCAGTCACGGGCAGCGGGCGTTCACCGAGGTGCTGCTCGGCAGTGTGGCCGCCGAGTGCGTGCGGCACGCGCAGTGCCCCGTGGTGCTGATCCCGGCCGGACTGGCGCGCTGA
- a CDS encoding CBS domain-containing protein — MLARQIMSSPVVTVTPETPVKRAAGLLTEHGFTALPVVDTRQRLVGIVTEADLVRDRVPGDARSRGAPAPQPPSTVGAVMSTPAVSMDGHADLSKLVAALLDEGFRAMPIVEGKRLVGIVTRRDVVRALSRDDTAIARDVRRRLMIYGGPDRWTVEVDDGVVTIVDEYDDPTDRHVATLLAESVPGVVRADTRYREGAE, encoded by the coding sequence ATGCTGGCCAGGCAGATCATGAGCAGCCCGGTCGTCACCGTCACGCCGGAGACACCCGTGAAGCGGGCGGCCGGGCTGCTCACCGAGCACGGCTTCACGGCCCTGCCGGTGGTGGACACGCGGCAGCGGCTGGTCGGCATCGTCACCGAGGCCGACCTGGTGCGCGACCGGGTACCCGGCGACGCCCGGTCTCGCGGTGCCCCGGCACCGCAGCCCCCTTCGACCGTCGGTGCGGTCATGTCCACACCGGCGGTGTCCATGGACGGCCATGCCGACCTCTCGAAACTGGTGGCCGCGCTGCTGGACGAGGGGTTCAGGGCGATGCCCATCGTCGAGGGGAAGCGGCTGGTCGGCATCGTCACCCGCCGCGACGTGGTGCGGGCACTGTCGCGCGACGACACCGCGATCGCAAGGGACGTCCGGCGCAGGCTGATGATCTACGGTGGCCCGGACCGCTGGACCGTCGAGGTCGACGACGGTGTGGTGACCATCGTGGACGAGTACGACGACCCCACCGACCGGCATGTGGCGACACTCCTGGCGGAGTCGGTCCCCGGGGTTGTGCGTGCCGACACCCGCTACCGCGAGGGCGCCGAGTAG
- a CDS encoding universal stress protein: protein MTKIVAAVDGSASALNAAVWAAAEAEHRGDTLRLVHTYAVPERGYPGFLATFPEIREGMRHQGGQWLREAESAVREAAPGVRVETELVEGETVGALLAESRQARMMVLGSRGLGGFTGMLVGSVAVALATHGISPVVVVRGKRPEDPPPTEGPVVVGLDGSADSDAALTFAFEAASARGVPLVAVHTWTDVTFDGAVRTLSLSADPAEVGKEEQALLEQQLGPVREKFPDVAVEPVVVRGRPVRTLLERGEQAQLIVVGSRGRGGFKGMLLGSTSQALVIHAPCPVAVVRPTEPGTS, encoded by the coding sequence ATGACCAAGATCGTGGCGGCCGTGGACGGTTCCGCGTCAGCACTCAACGCGGCGGTGTGGGCTGCAGCGGAGGCCGAACACCGCGGGGACACGCTGCGGCTGGTCCACACCTACGCCGTCCCCGAGCGCGGCTACCCGGGATTCCTGGCGACCTTCCCCGAGATCCGCGAGGGCATGCGGCACCAGGGCGGGCAGTGGCTGCGGGAGGCCGAGTCGGCGGTACGCGAGGCAGCGCCGGGCGTGCGGGTGGAAACCGAGCTCGTCGAGGGCGAGACCGTGGGCGCGTTGCTCGCGGAGTCGCGGCAGGCACGCATGATGGTGCTCGGTTCCCGCGGCCTGGGTGGCTTCACCGGCATGCTCGTCGGCTCGGTGGCGGTCGCGCTGGCCACGCACGGGATCTCTCCCGTCGTGGTGGTCCGAGGCAAGCGACCGGAGGACCCGCCGCCCACCGAGGGGCCGGTGGTGGTCGGCCTCGACGGTTCCGCCGACAGCGATGCCGCGCTCACCTTCGCCTTCGAGGCCGCCTCGGCAAGGGGTGTGCCGCTGGTTGCCGTGCACACCTGGACTGACGTCACCTTCGACGGCGCCGTGCGCACGCTGTCCCTCTCGGCCGATCCGGCCGAGGTCGGCAAGGAGGAACAGGCGCTGCTGGAGCAGCAGCTGGGCCCGGTGCGGGAGAAGTTCCCCGACGTGGCGGTGGAGCCGGTCGTGGTCAGGGGCAGGCCGGTGCGCACCCTGCTCGAGCGGGGTGAGCAGGCCCAGTTGATCGTGGTCGGAAGCAGGGGCAGGGGCGGCTTCAAGGGCATGCTGCTCGGTTCGACGAGCCAGGCGCTGGTCATCCACGCGCCGTGCCCCGTCGCCGTGGTGCGGCCGACCGAGCCGGGGACCAGTTGA
- a CDS encoding universal stress protein, whose product MTPTGNAPILAGVDGSESALRAVEWAARAAATRGCPLSLLAAMPVPAAYGAGVGLPQSYFDELEAEGHRRLAEAEEAAKRAAGAELPELAVATELRMGSAVPALLERAGSVRMLVLGTRGLGELTGTFVGSVTLALVPHAPCPVAVVRGRLPGDPPPTEGAVVVGVDGSPVSELALATAFEEAALRETALVAVHVFSDAALPGAFGLPSADLPWNDIQTSQRAVLAERLAGWQERYPEVEVHRVVERDRPVRSLLRHADQASLLVVGSRGRGGFSGMLLGSTSNALLHTAPCPLLVVRGRQNT is encoded by the coding sequence ATGACCCCCACCGGCAACGCCCCCATTCTGGCCGGAGTGGACGGTTCCGAATCGGCGCTGCGGGCCGTTGAGTGGGCCGCCAGGGCAGCCGCGACGCGGGGCTGCCCGCTTTCGTTGCTCGCGGCGATGCCCGTGCCCGCCGCATACGGGGCAGGCGTCGGCCTGCCGCAGTCCTACTTCGACGAGCTGGAGGCGGAGGGACACCGCAGGCTCGCCGAGGCCGAGGAGGCGGCCAAGCGGGCGGCGGGTGCCGAGCTGCCCGAGCTCGCCGTCGCCACCGAACTCCGCATGGGCAGCGCCGTACCGGCCCTGCTGGAGCGTGCCGGTTCGGTGCGGATGCTGGTGTTGGGCACGCGCGGGCTCGGTGAGCTGACCGGGACGTTCGTCGGCTCGGTGACGCTCGCGCTCGTGCCGCACGCGCCGTGCCCCGTGGCCGTGGTCCGTGGCAGGCTGCCCGGCGACCCGCCACCCACCGAAGGTGCGGTCGTCGTGGGCGTCGACGGCTCACCGGTCAGCGAACTGGCACTCGCGACCGCCTTCGAGGAGGCGGCGCTGCGCGAAACCGCGCTCGTCGCGGTCCATGTTTTCAGCGATGCGGCCCTGCCCGGCGCGTTCGGGCTGCCGTCGGCCGACCTGCCCTGGAACGACATCCAGACCTCGCAGCGGGCGGTGCTCGCCGAGCGGCTCGCAGGCTGGCAGGAGCGGTATCCGGAGGTGGAGGTCCACCGCGTTGTGGAGCGTGACCGCCCGGTGCGCAGCCTGCTGCGGCACGCCGACCAGGCCAGCTTGCTGGTCGTGGGCAGCAGGGGCAGGGGCGGCTTCAGCGGGATGCTGCTCGGCTCGACGAGCAACGCGCTCCTGCACACGGCACCCTGCCCGCTGCTGGTCGTGCGAGGCAGGCAGAACACCTGA
- a CDS encoding Acg family FMN-binding oxidoreductase — protein MRQGLPDDDTVRAALALATRAPSVHNSQPWQWKVGDRTVHLYADRELRLPAIDPEGRDLLLSCGAALHHLRVGFAALGWHSRVHRMPNPAEPERLAAVELTRHEPTFDEISLASAIPRRRTDRRRFSSWEVPPSRIATLAEHAAAEGAVLIAVTDPVARYQLIEAIGEAARLHDNDPAYQVELARWTGRDEDTQGVPARSTVAPVHVPGEPDPRRFRDPRLPQPEGSFAEPDASVLLMLATASDDAMSQFRAGEAMSEVLLAATHAGLANCPLSEPLEIGSTRDTVRSEVLGDGAYPQLILRVGWAAVNADPLAATPRRPLSEVVHGLAD, from the coding sequence ATGAGGCAAGGACTCCCTGACGACGACACCGTGCGCGCCGCGTTGGCGCTGGCCACGAGGGCACCGTCGGTGCACAACTCACAGCCGTGGCAGTGGAAGGTAGGCGACCGGACGGTGCACCTGTACGCCGATCGGGAGCTGCGACTGCCCGCGATCGACCCCGAGGGCAGGGATCTGCTGCTCAGCTGTGGCGCCGCTCTGCACCACCTGCGGGTCGGCTTCGCCGCGCTTGGCTGGCACAGCCGCGTGCACCGGATGCCCAATCCGGCCGAGCCGGAGCGCCTGGCGGCCGTGGAGCTGACCAGGCACGAACCCACGTTCGACGAGATCTCACTGGCCTCGGCGATTCCGCGCAGGCGCACCGACCGCAGGCGGTTCAGTTCGTGGGAGGTTCCGCCTTCGCGGATCGCTACGCTCGCCGAGCACGCGGCCGCCGAGGGCGCCGTGCTGATCGCCGTGACCGACCCGGTGGCCAGGTACCAGCTGATCGAGGCGATCGGCGAGGCCGCGCGGTTGCATGACAACGATCCCGCCTACCAGGTCGAGCTGGCCCGGTGGACCGGCCGCGACGAGGACACCCAGGGCGTGCCCGCGCGCAGCACCGTGGCACCGGTGCACGTGCCCGGCGAGCCGGACCCACGCCGGTTCCGCGATCCGCGGTTGCCGCAACCGGAAGGCTCGTTCGCCGAACCGGACGCCTCGGTGCTGCTGATGTTGGCGACCGCGTCCGACGACGCCATGTCACAGTTTCGGGCGGGCGAGGCGATGAGCGAGGTACTGCTCGCGGCCACGCACGCGGGGCTGGCGAACTGCCCGCTCTCCGAGCCGCTGGAGATCGGCTCGACGCGCGACACCGTGCGCTCGGAAGTGCTGGGAGACGGCGCATATCCGCAGCTGATCCTGCGCGTGGGTTGGGCCGCGGTGAACGCCGACCCGCTGGCCGCTACCCCGCGCCGACCACTGTCCGAAGTGGTCCACGGCCTCGCCGACTGA
- a CDS encoding HAD-IC family P-type ATPase, whose translation MPTTARAEQSNSHHDLPIHESVLLLQTDPERGLGEHEARERETTFGPNALPQTRPTGPLLRLLRQLHHPLIYVLLVAGAVTLLLGEHVDSAVIFGVVFVNMIVGFVQESRAEAALDALRAMVRTEAKVVRDGVSRTVPSERLVPGDLVLVEAGDRVPADLRLVRLSELAADESALTGESEPVVKDEVVLPPATPVADRRNMLHSGTLVTSGSGAGIAVATGAETELGEIHRLVGTAEVLQTPLTRKLAWFSKVLTVVILFLAAITFAIGVVRGESGVEMFTAAVALAVGAIPEGLPAAVTITLAIGVSRMARRRVVIRRLPAVETLGSTTVICSDKTGTLTENQMTVSRVWTPQGGYEITGAGYSARGDIVDSAGEVLRPDTMPSALRWTLLAGASCNDAALHHDADTTTVVGDPTEAAMLVAARKAGLVDVPPRTDTIPFSSQRQYMATLHTPEPTRPNQHGHVVFVKGAVERVLALCGAELGPTGPRPLEQAAALRAAENLASQGLRVLATAVAEDVPAERFSEEALAGSLVFTGLQAMFDPPRPAAASAVRSCREAGIAVKMITGDHAATATAIAGRIDLLDGSADGKVLTGAELAEISEERLPDAVREASVFARVSPEQKLRLVEAMQSRSEVVAMTGDGVNDAPALRQADIGVAMGRGGTEVAKEAGDMVLTDDDFATIEAAVEEGRGVFDNLTKFIVWTLPTNMAEGLVILVAIFVGTALPILPTQILWINMTTAVALGLMLAFEPKERGIMRRPPRDPRRPLLTGGLVARVLLVSALLVGGSWWMFQWELAIGAGLPEARTVALNLFVAVELFYLFSCRSLTRSVWRIGWFSNKWVLGGVTFQIMGQAALTYLPVMQGLFDTAPIGLESWLRILGVAALASVVVGVHKRLFPQVL comes from the coding sequence GTGCCCACCACCGCGCGAGCCGAGCAGTCGAATTCGCACCACGACCTCCCGATTCACGAGTCGGTCCTGCTGCTGCAGACCGACCCCGAACGCGGGCTCGGCGAGCACGAGGCGCGCGAGCGAGAAACCACCTTCGGGCCCAACGCGTTGCCGCAGACCCGTCCGACGGGCCCGCTGCTGCGGTTGCTGCGCCAGCTTCACCACCCGCTGATCTACGTGCTACTGGTCGCGGGCGCGGTGACGCTGCTGCTCGGCGAGCACGTCGACTCTGCGGTGATCTTCGGCGTGGTGTTCGTGAACATGATCGTCGGCTTCGTCCAGGAGTCCAGGGCCGAGGCGGCGCTCGACGCGCTGCGGGCGATGGTGCGCACGGAGGCGAAGGTGGTGCGGGACGGCGTGAGCCGCACCGTGCCCTCCGAGCGACTGGTTCCCGGTGATCTCGTGCTCGTGGAGGCGGGCGACCGGGTGCCCGCCGACCTGCGGCTGGTGCGGCTTTCGGAGCTCGCCGCGGACGAGTCGGCGCTCACCGGCGAGTCCGAGCCGGTGGTCAAGGACGAGGTGGTGCTGCCGCCCGCCACCCCGGTCGCGGACCGGCGCAACATGCTGCACTCCGGCACGCTCGTGACCAGCGGCAGCGGGGCGGGCATAGCCGTGGCCACCGGCGCGGAGACCGAACTCGGGGAGATCCACCGGCTGGTCGGCACCGCCGAGGTGCTGCAGACACCGCTGACGCGCAAGCTCGCCTGGTTCAGCAAGGTGCTCACCGTCGTGATCCTGTTCCTCGCGGCCATCACCTTCGCCATCGGAGTGGTGCGCGGCGAGAGCGGCGTCGAGATGTTCACGGCCGCCGTCGCGCTCGCCGTCGGTGCGATCCCGGAGGGGCTGCCCGCCGCGGTGACCATCACCCTGGCGATCGGGGTGTCGCGGATGGCCAGGCGCAGGGTCGTGATCCGCAGGCTGCCCGCGGTGGAGACGCTCGGCAGCACCACGGTGATCTGTTCGGACAAGACCGGCACTCTCACCGAGAACCAGATGACGGTCTCTCGGGTGTGGACGCCGCAGGGCGGCTACGAGATCACCGGTGCGGGCTACTCGGCGCGCGGCGACATCGTCGACAGCGCGGGCGAGGTGCTGCGGCCCGACACCATGCCGTCGGCGCTGCGGTGGACGTTGCTGGCCGGAGCCAGCTGCAACGACGCCGCGCTCCACCACGACGCGGACACCACGACCGTTGTCGGCGACCCGACCGAGGCCGCGATGCTCGTCGCCGCCCGCAAGGCGGGCCTCGTCGACGTGCCACCGAGGACGGACACCATCCCGTTCAGCTCGCAACGGCAGTACATGGCCACGTTGCACACGCCAGAACCGACCCGGCCGAACCAGCACGGTCATGTCGTGTTCGTCAAGGGCGCGGTGGAGCGGGTGCTCGCGCTCTGCGGCGCCGAACTCGGCCCGACCGGCCCGCGGCCGCTGGAGCAGGCCGCCGCGCTACGAGCGGCGGAAAACCTTGCCTCGCAAGGGCTTCGGGTACTGGCGACCGCGGTGGCCGAGGACGTGCCTGCCGAGCGTTTCAGTGAGGAGGCGCTCGCGGGATCACTGGTGTTCACCGGGCTGCAAGCCATGTTCGACCCGCCGCGCCCCGCGGCGGCGTCCGCGGTCCGCTCGTGCCGCGAGGCGGGCATCGCCGTCAAGATGATCACCGGTGACCACGCGGCCACGGCCACCGCCATCGCCGGCCGCATCGACCTGCTCGACGGCTCCGCCGACGGCAAGGTGCTCACCGGCGCCGAGCTGGCCGAGATCAGCGAGGAGCGGCTGCCGGATGCGGTGCGCGAGGCGTCGGTGTTCGCTCGGGTGTCGCCGGAGCAGAAGCTGCGCCTGGTGGAGGCCATGCAGTCGCGCAGTGAGGTCGTCGCCATGACCGGCGACGGCGTCAACGACGCGCCCGCACTGCGCCAGGCCGACATCGGTGTCGCGATGGGCCGTGGCGGCACGGAGGTCGCCAAGGAAGCTGGCGACATGGTGCTGACCGACGACGACTTCGCCACCATCGAGGCCGCCGTCGAGGAGGGCCGCGGTGTCTTCGACAACCTCACCAAGTTCATCGTGTGGACGTTGCCGACGAATATGGCCGAAGGTCTGGTCATTCTCGTGGCGATCTTCGTGGGCACGGCGTTGCCGATCCTGCCGACCCAGATCCTGTGGATCAACATGACGACGGCGGTCGCGCTCGGCCTGATGCTGGCGTTCGAGCCGAAGGAACGTGGGATCATGCGGCGGCCGCCCCGCGACCCTCGTAGACCGCTGCTGACCGGCGGGCTGGTCGCGCGCGTCCTGCTCGTGTCCGCTCTGCTGGTCGGCGGGTCGTGGTGGATGTTCCAGTGGGAACTGGCCATCGGGGCAGGCCTGCCCGAGGCGCGCACCGTCGCGCTCAACCTGTTCGTGGCCGTGGAACTGTTCTACCTGTTCAGCTGCCGGTCGCTGACCCGCTCGGTGTGGCGGATCGGCTGGTTCAGCAACAAGTGGGTGCTCGGCGGGGTGACCTTCCAGATCATGGGGCAGGCAGCGCTCACCTACCTGCCGGTGATGCAGGGCCTCTTCGACACCGCCCCGATCGGGCTGGAAAGCTGGCTGCGCATCCTCGGGGTGGCCGCGCTGGCGTCTGTGGTGGTCGGCGTGCACAAGCGCCTGTTCCCCCAGGTGCTCTGA
- the gap gene encoding type I glyceraldehyde-3-phosphate dehydrogenase produces MTVFLGINGFGRIGRDIARCALARADDSVEVVAVNDIADARTLAYLLEYDSTHGRLGRPVRVRGQSIVVGDHRIHVSRIPHPADLDWRPFGADVVIEATGRFRGRKEAAAHLDAGASKVIVSAPGIDVDATIVMGVNDDGYDPARHDVISGASGTTNCVAPMLLVLHRAFGVRRGLLTSIHGYTNDQSLLDQPHADLRRARSAAVNILPTTTGAAKSIGEVLPQLDGVLGAAAVRVPVEVGSLADLTVEVESPVTVGQVNRAFSDAASGHLRRILRYTEAPIVSRDVVGESASCVFDASLTTTNDNLVKVFGWYDNEWGYSNRMLELADLIDPVG; encoded by the coding sequence ATGACCGTGTTCCTCGGCATCAACGGATTCGGCCGCATCGGCCGCGATATCGCGCGCTGCGCGCTCGCGCGGGCCGACGACAGCGTCGAAGTGGTGGCGGTGAACGACATCGCGGACGCGCGCACCCTCGCCTACCTGCTCGAGTACGACTCGACACACGGCAGGCTGGGACGACCCGTGCGGGTGCGTGGCCAGTCGATCGTCGTCGGTGACCACCGCATCCACGTGTCCCGCATCCCGCATCCCGCCGACCTCGACTGGCGGCCCTTCGGTGCCGACGTGGTGATCGAGGCCACCGGCCGGTTCCGGGGCAGGAAGGAGGCGGCGGCACACCTGGACGCCGGAGCCAGCAAGGTGATCGTGTCCGCGCCCGGTATCGACGTCGACGCCACCATCGTGATGGGGGTCAACGACGACGGCTACGACCCGGCCAGGCACGACGTCATCTCGGGCGCGTCGGGTACCACGAACTGCGTGGCGCCGATGTTGCTGGTGCTGCACCGCGCTTTCGGCGTCCGGCGCGGCCTGCTGACCTCCATCCACGGCTACACCAACGACCAGTCACTGCTCGACCAGCCGCACGCCGACCTGCGCCGTGCCAGGTCGGCTGCGGTGAACATCCTGCCGACCACCACGGGCGCCGCGAAGTCGATCGGTGAGGTGCTGCCGCAGTTGGACGGCGTGCTCGGCGCGGCGGCGGTACGGGTGCCGGTTGAGGTGGGCTCGCTGGCCGACCTGACCGTCGAGGTCGAGTCGCCGGTGACCGTCGGCCAGGTGAACCGGGCGTTCTCCGACGCGGCATCCGGCCACCTTCGCCGCATCCTGCGCTACACCGAAGCGCCGATCGTCTCTCGTGACGTCGTTGGCGAGTCGGCCTCGTGCGTTTTCGACGCGAGCCTCACCACCACCAACGACAACCTGGTGAAGGTGTTCGGCTGGTACGACAACGAATGGGGCTACTCCAACCGGATGCTTGAACTCGCCGACCTGATCGACCCGGTGGGCTGA
- a CDS encoding site-2 protease family protein yields MFTATVPLGRIRGVRIGAHWSVLIIVGLIAYLLATSLLPTAVPGRAGGWYWFTGIATSVLFMASLLAHEVSHAITARHYGVPTKRITLWMLGGAAELEKEPPHPRADFLIAFAGPATSLLIGGVCWGLAALVQDLVPPLAFAALLWLGLTNVVIAVFNLLPGAPLDGGRLVRSAVWKRTGDRQRAARAAARAGQVLGALLLVAGFVEVLGFGQFSGLWLALIGWFLIGAAAAELRHSQLHQRLGGMPVREVMTRHPEVAPGWWTVESFLERTADRSRHRVFPVVSFEGVPLGVVSLAELARLSGDERITRRVADVCRTPPAVPIVPADTPVEEVLANTPLRAGRDLVLVTEYANNSEKTGLAGVVSADDLGRTVELAALREDAATRSGDTGRASDPATGSAANGQPRHARTRRQGAR; encoded by the coding sequence ATGTTCACAGCGACTGTTCCGCTCGGCCGTATCCGTGGTGTGCGCATCGGCGCGCACTGGTCCGTGCTCATCATCGTCGGGCTCATCGCCTACCTGCTGGCGACCTCGCTGCTACCCACCGCCGTGCCGGGGCGCGCGGGCGGCTGGTACTGGTTCACCGGGATCGCCACCTCCGTGCTGTTCATGGCGTCGCTGCTGGCACACGAGGTGTCGCACGCGATCACCGCGAGGCACTACGGGGTGCCGACCAAACGCATCACCTTGTGGATGCTGGGTGGCGCCGCCGAGTTGGAGAAGGAGCCGCCGCACCCGCGCGCGGACTTCCTCATCGCCTTCGCCGGTCCCGCCACCAGCCTGCTGATCGGCGGCGTGTGCTGGGGACTGGCCGCGCTGGTCCAGGACCTGGTGCCGCCGCTGGCGTTCGCCGCGCTGCTGTGGCTGGGCCTGACCAACGTGGTGATCGCGGTGTTCAACCTGCTGCCTGGCGCGCCGCTGGATGGCGGCAGGCTGGTGCGGTCGGCGGTGTGGAAGCGCACCGGTGACCGGCAGCGTGCCGCCAGGGCCGCCGCCAGGGCGGGCCAGGTGCTCGGCGCCCTGCTGCTGGTCGCCGGGTTCGTCGAGGTTCTCGGTTTCGGTCAGTTCAGCGGGCTGTGGCTGGCACTCATCGGCTGGTTCCTCATCGGTGCCGCGGCGGCGGAACTCAGGCATTCGCAGCTGCACCAGCGCCTCGGTGGGATGCCGGTACGCGAGGTGATGACACGCCACCCAGAGGTGGCTCCCGGTTGGTGGACAGTCGAGTCGTTCCTCGAGCGCACCGCGGACCGCAGCAGGCACCGGGTTTTCCCCGTCGTCTCCTTCGAAGGCGTGCCGCTCGGCGTGGTGAGCCTTGCCGAGCTGGCGCGGTTGTCCGGCGACGAGCGCATCACACGCCGCGTGGCGGATGTGTGCCGTACCCCGCCTGCCGTGCCGATCGTGCCGGCCGACACACCGGTGGAGGAGGTGCTGGCGAACACGCCACTGCGCGCGGGCCGGGATCTGGTGCTGGTCACCGAGTACGCCAACAACTCGGAGAAGACGGGGCTGGCCGGGGTGGTGAGCGCCGACGACCTTGGCAGGACCGTCGAGCTGGCCGCGTTGCGTGAGGACGCGGCCACGCGGTCCGGCGACACCGGCCGCGCGAGCGACCCGGCTACCGGTTCCGCCGCCAACGGCCAGCCGCGGCACGCGCGTACTCGACGGCAGGGAGCGCGGTGA
- a CDS encoding lycopene cyclase family protein, whose protein sequence is MTIVIAGAGLSGLTLAAHLTRRPPRCEVLIVDDGGKDITAAGWGSWSDRPGLLDTAARHHWDRVHVHALGRSRLLDLGAYRYRYVRGADLAATVTPMLESAPGFRRVRGHVDDIVEAGVEAGVGTGGAARVVVDGEPTEARWVFDSVLGPSDPPPADAVLVFRGWHLETEAEVFDPRVPTLFDFRTPRSVGASFVYVLPFGGRHALVEHTTFAAPAVACVAADSDTQRAALAEYLDTVLRVGRYRVEREEAAALPLSAQPVRRRRGHVLAIGTAAGLLKPSTGYAYERIQRDSVAIADSLAEHGHPFAVAEPSRRHRLLDGALLDVITARPSELERAFARLFDRSSAEPVLRFLDERTSVREEAALFTALPAVEYARAAAGRWRRNR, encoded by the coding sequence ATGACCATCGTGATCGCCGGTGCCGGGTTGAGCGGGCTCACCCTGGCCGCGCATCTCACCCGGCGACCGCCGCGATGCGAGGTGCTGATCGTCGACGACGGCGGCAAGGACATCACCGCCGCCGGGTGGGGCTCGTGGTCCGACCGGCCCGGACTGCTCGACACCGCCGCGCGGCACCACTGGGACCGGGTCCACGTGCACGCCCTCGGCCGGTCGCGGCTGCTCGACCTGGGCGCCTACCGCTACCGCTACGTGCGCGGCGCGGACCTCGCGGCCACGGTGACACCGATGCTCGAATCCGCGCCGGGGTTTCGCCGGGTACGCGGCCACGTCGACGACATTGTCGAGGCAGGAGTCGAGGCAGGAGTCGGGACGGGCGGTGCCGCCCGCGTGGTCGTCGACGGTGAGCCGACCGAGGCGAGGTGGGTGTTCGACAGCGTGCTCGGCCCTTCCGACCCACCCCCTGCCGACGCCGTGCTGGTGTTTCGCGGCTGGCACCTGGAGACCGAGGCCGAGGTGTTCGACCCCCGCGTGCCGACGCTGTTCGATTTCCGCACACCGCGGTCGGTCGGGGCGAGCTTCGTGTACGTGTTGCCGTTCGGCGGCAGGCATGCCCTGGTGGAGCACACCACGTTCGCCGCGCCCGCGGTCGCCTGCGTGGCAGCCGACAGCGACACTCAGCGGGCGGCGCTGGCGGAGTACCTGGACACGGTGTTGCGGGTGGGGCGCTACCGCGTCGAGCGTGAGGAGGCCGCCGCGCTGCCGCTGTCGGCCCAGCCGGTGCGGCGCCGCCGAGGCCACGTGCTCGCCATCGGCACCGCGGCCGGGTTGCTCAAACCCAGCACCGGATACGCCTACGAGCGCATCCAACGCGACAGCGTCGCCATCGCGGACTCGCTCGCCGAGCACGGGCACCCGTTCGCGGTCGCCGAACCGAGCCGGCGGCACCGCCTGCTCGACGGCGCGCTGCTCGACGTGATCACCGCACGCCCCTCGGAGCTGGAACGTGCCTTCGCAAGGCTGTTCGACCGGTCCAGTGCCGAGCCGGTGCTGCGCTTCCTCGACGAACGCACCTCGGTGCGGGAGGAGGCGGCGTTGTTCACCGCGCTCCCTGCCGTCGAGTACGCGCGTGCCGCGGCTGGCCGTTGGCGGCGGAACCGGTAG